From Chloracidobacterium thermophilum B:
TCACCCAACTGGCATGGAGTCGCGCCCTTGATGCACCAGACAGATGCCATCAGGCGGTTCTGGTGCTGTCCCGGCGGTTATTTCACTTCCGTTGCCAGCGCACCCGGAAAATAGCCCCGCCGGGTGAGAACGCGCGCATCCCGGTGCTTGGGAATGCGCACTTCAATTTCCCGGAAGTGTTTGGTGTTTCTGTTTTCGTTTGGTTCATAGACGAGGAAATACTGGTTGCGCAAGTAATCTTTGGCTAGGTCAAAAGCCCGTTTGGTCTGTTTGGTATCGCTGGGGAAAAAGACATCCCCTCCGGTTTCCTTGCACAGGCGCTTGAGGTTGCGGTCGTCCATGTTGAAGTAGGGGTTGCCTTCAACGCGAAACACGCCGCCGCCCTTGGTACTGATGGCATAGATGGTCACTTCCGCCCGCTGGGCAATGGCAATGGCTTCGTCCAGGGTTGTGCTGCTGGCCGTATCGCCGCCATCGGTGACGAGCAGGATGGCGCGCCGCCGTGTGCTGGCCAAAGGCATGTGCTCCAGGCAAACCTTTTTGATGGTGTCGTAAAGTGCTGTCCGACCGTTGGCGGTCGTAACGCTGTTGACGACCCGGGCCAGTTGCTGGAAGTCGTTGGTAAAGCCGGACCGAATCCGTGGCTCATCATCAAAGGTGACAAACGAAGCCTGGTCGCGGCGGTTGTCCAGCAGCTTGCTCAGGAATTCCGTGATGGCTTCGCGCTCAAAGGCCAGGCGGTAACGCACGCTTGTGCTGGTGTCCATGAGAATGGCCACGTTGAGTGGGAGTCCGTCCCGGCGCTGGAAGGCAATAATGGGTTGCCGACGCTTGTTTTCAAACACTTCAAAGTCAGACTGCCCCAGGTTGGGAATGAAGCGCCCCTGCCGGTCAATGACCGTCACTGGCAGGGAGACGTTGACCACGTCGAGGGTAAACTCTTCCCCACCGGTGGCCGCCGTCGGCTGAGGAAGGCTCTGGGCCGTCACGCCAGCCTGGTGTGACGCGCAGAGCAGTCCGCCCAGAAAGCCAAAGCAGCAGAGTATGAACAAAAACTGGCGCATCAGTACCTCATAACAAAACCGCCGCGATGGAGGGATGCAGCGGGGAGTTGCCCGGAGGGCCGGCGGGCTAACCATAACACGCGGCAAAGTCGTTCTGAGAAGCCTCGCACCCAGGAAATCCATCGGCGGACAGGCGAAACAGCCCGGACAGAAGCCGGAACGGTGTGTCCTTGGTTGGCAAAACCAACTGGCAGGTTGCTTGCTGCGGGCGGCGTTCCTGAAGAACCGGGCCGTTGCATCCGTCCGCCTTCCCGGAGCGGCCTGCGCTGTTTCCCGACTTGAGCCGGGATTTTCCAGGCGTGGAGAATTTTCGCCTTAA
This genomic window contains:
- a CDS encoding VWA domain-containing protein, with amino-acid sequence MRQFLFILCCFGFLGGLLCASHQAGVTAQSLPQPTAATGGEEFTLDVVNVSLPVTVIDRQGRFIPNLGQSDFEVFENKRRQPIIAFQRRDGLPLNVAILMDTSTSVRYRLAFEREAITEFLSKLLDNRRDQASFVTFDDEPRIRSGFTNDFQQLARVVNSVTTANGRTALYDTIKKVCLEHMPLASTRRRAILLVTDGGDTASSTTLDEAIAIAQRAEVTIYAISTKGGGVFRVEGNPYFNMDDRNLKRLCKETGGDVFFPSDTKQTKRAFDLAKDYLRNQYFLVYEPNENRNTKHFREIEVRIPKHRDARVLTRRGYFPGALATEVK